One genomic segment of Coffea arabica cultivar ET-39 chromosome 6e, Coffea Arabica ET-39 HiFi, whole genome shotgun sequence includes these proteins:
- the LOC113694790 gene encoding glycylpeptide N-tetradecanoyltransferase 1-like: MADKDSASGSNYENPDRNSDENPVSSYKASLENLVQRFQNSNPFDQKHKFWETQPVGQFKDVGNSSLPEGPIELPTPLSEVKQEPYNLPNSYEWSTCDMGSDEVCNEVYVLLTNNYVEDDDNMFRFNYSKEFLRWALRSPGYYSSWHVGVRVKASKKLVAFISGIPVNMRVRDQVVKMAEVNFLCVHKKLRSKRLAPVMIKEVTRRIHLENVWQAAYTAGVLLPTPLTTSQYWHRTLNPKKLIDVGFSRLGERMTMSRAIKLYKLPTSTSTPGLRKMELRDVPSVTQLLRNYLSRFSVAPEFDDNEVEHWLLPQENVVDSYLVESQVTHEITDFFSFYTLPSSILHSQEYSILKAAYTFYYVSTNTPLLQLMNDALIIAKQENFDVFNALDVMENESFLKELKFGQGDGQLYYYLYNYRLNQALRPSGLGLVLL, from the coding sequence ATGGCTGACAAAGATTCTGCATCTGGATCTAATTATGAAAACCCAGATCGAAATTCTGATGAAAACCCTGTTTCTAGCTATAAAGCTTCCCTAGAGAATCTGgttcaaagattccaaaactCGAACCCTTTTGATCAGAAACACAAATTTTGGGAGACACAGCCCGTTGGGCAGTTTAAGGATGTTGGGAATTCTAGTTTACCTGAGGGGCCGATTGAACTGCCTACGCCATTGTCTGAGGTAAAACAAGAGCCTTATAATCTTCCGAACTCGTATGAATGGAGTACATGTGACATGGGGTCTGATGAAGTATGCAATGAGGTTTACGTGTTGTTGACCAATAACTATGTGGAGGATGACGATAACATGTTCAGGTTTAATTACTCGAAGGAGTTTCTTCGTTGGGCTTTGCGTTCTCCTGGGTATTATAGCAGTTGGCATGTTGGAGTTCGTGTTAAGGCTTCGAAGAAGTTGGTTGCTTTCATTAGTGGCATTCCTGTGAACATGAGGGTTCGAGATCAAGTTGTGAAAATGGCTGAGGTTAACTTTTTATGCGTTCATAAGAAACTTAGGTCGAAGAGACTTGCTCCGGTTATGATTAAGGAGGTTACGAGGAGGATTCACTTGGAGAATGTTTGGCAGGCTGCTTACACTGCTGGAGTGCTTCTTCCAACACCATTGACTACTAGCCAATACTGGCATAGGACTTTAAACCCAAAAAAACTGATTGATGTTGGGTTTTCCAGGCTTGGTGAGAGGATGACGATGAGCAGGGCCATTAAACTCTACAAGTTGccaacttcaacttcaacccctggtttaagaaaaatggaactcAGAGATGTTCCGTCTGTGACCCAGCTGCTTAGGAACTACTTGAGCCGATTTTCTGTAGCTCCAGAATTTGATGATAATGAGGTGGAGCACTGGCTCCTTCCCCAAGAGAATGTGGTTGATAGTTACTTAGTGGAGAGTCAAGTGACACATGAGATTACTGACTTTTTCAGCTTCTACACTCTTCCTTCTTCCATTCTTCACAGCCAGGAGTACTCAATTTTGAAAGCAGCTTATACATTCTATTATGTCTCAACAAATACTCCATTGCTCCAACTGATGAATGATGCACTTATCATTGCAAAGCAGGAGAATTTTGATGTGTTTAATGCACTAGATGTTATGGAGAATGAGTCTTTCCTAAAGGAACTTAAATTTGGACAGGGTGATGGCCAACTGTACTACTATCTTTACAACTATAGGCTAAATCAGGCGCTTAGGCCATCAGGACTGGGTCTTGTACTTTTGTAG
- the LOC113694565 gene encoding single myb histone 4-like isoform X1: MGNPKQKWTSEEEEALRAGVKKHGTGKWKNIQRDPEFSHLLFSRSNIDLKDKWRNLTVSASNGLGPREKSKAQKGKAISDAPATPLPITQVPASSTPLSLEVPADVAADDSSKCLLDGKTASKYNAMIYEALSTLKEPNGSDTSTIVNFIEQRHEVPPNFRRLISARLRRLVAQEKLEKVQNSYRIKKDLLEGSKTPVPKPRDVQPRQAQSIGYLADTVEEATVSAAYTIAEAENKSFVVAEAVKESERVSRMSEDAESMLQLAHEIFDRSSHGEMVLVA; encoded by the exons ATGGGAAATCCGAAGCAGAAGTGGACTtccgaagaagaagaagcgcTGCGAGCCGGCGTCAAAAAGCACGGCACCGGCAAGTGGAAGAACATCCAAAGAGACCCCGAGTTCAGCCACCTCCTCTTCTCTCGCTCCAACATTGATCTTAAG GATAAATGGAGAAATTTGACTGTTAGTGCTAGTAATGGCCTGGGGCCTagagaaaaatcaaaagcaCAAAAAGGGAAGGCAATTTCTGACGCTCCTGCCACACCACTGCCCATCACACAAGTTCCTGCTTCTTCAACTCCCCTTTCGCTTGAGGTGCCTGCTGATGTGGCTGCTGATGATTCCTCAAAATGTTTATTGGACGGAAAAACAGCCTCAAA GTATAATGCGATGATTTATGAAGCACTTTCAACTCTAAAAGAGCCAAATGGATCAGATACCAGCACTATTGTTAATTTTATTGAG CAAAGACATGAGGTGCCCCCAAATTTCAGAAGGTTAATAAGTGCGAGGTTAAGAAGGCTTGTTGCACAAGAAAAACTTGAAAAG GTTCAGAACAGTTACAGAATCAAGAAAGATCTCTTAGAGGGGTCAAAAACTCCTGTTCCAAAACCCAGAGATGTCCAGCCTAGGCAAGCTCAAAGCATTGGCTATCTCGCTGATACGGTTGAAGAAGCAACTGTAAGTGCTGCATACACAATTGCTGAAGCAGAAAATAAATCATTTGTTGTAGCTGAAGCTGTGAAGGAATCAGAAAGGGTCTCGAGGATGTCTGAAGATGCAGAATCTATGCTTCAGTTGGCGCATGAGATTTTTGATAGAA GTTCGCATGGTGAAATGGTGCTAGTGGCATAG
- the LOC113694940 gene encoding disease resistance protein RPS2-like isoform X2, with protein MDVVSPLVNLLTTIVNYIFPRVDNVVNLDQSIHSLEGALVELTEARDDLKKQVDRAELLGLTCTNQVKGWLERVESVETEVRSITQDVENGRSNGCCGKNYCSRYKFSGKVLRILSAINDLKGKAILDVNLADGLLLVPVVEIPTRPAIGIELMLKSVQELLKEVNTGIIGIYGIGGIGKTTLLKSINNGFLTLEHDFDVVIWAVVSKELVVEKIQQAIGVRLGLSWDENQFQELRTSRIYSVMRRRKFLLLLDDVWEGLDFEKIGVPLPSRENGCKVIFTTRSMDVCSDMDANCKLKVEFLNERQSWQLFHEKVGRQMMDSTVISAYADTIVRKCGGLPLALVTIGRAMANKQTEEEWKYAIEVLNKSPSELRDYPIEKEQIIEYWAGEGFLGSAGDDVHTIGHAIIGSLKVACFLENGEEETQVKMHDVVRSFALWVASGGGKNGAKILMQASSGLTEAPAAENWEAAQRISLLDNEITEISGTPVCPHLSTLLLQWNSDLNKISENFFQYMPNLKVLDLSLTSLREIPKNIGNLAELQHLDLSGTKISTLPRELGGLAKLRLLDLQRNRYLKSIPHTAITGLSRLKVLNFYYSFGDWELQDLDDDDDQARLSDLESLQHLTSLGITLANLYALERLSGSRTLRRCVKYLYIRECEGFYNLQLSHSTGDGERLRRLSINNCPDFKYLAIIDGAQNNWLPNLEVLAMHGLPSLISVWRNPMSKGCLRNLRSVNIWYCDKLKNVSWILKLPKLEMIYLFYCREMEEIISGDQVEDEDYLNAFPRLRIMSIRKLPKLKSISQENMSFPSLKKIAVIDCPKLNKLPLKAHNVAELPTIYCYKEWWDALEWDDADTKSTFLPHFTSA; from the exons ATGGATGTTGTGAGCCCTCTGGTCAACCTTCTCACCACCATTGTTAATTACATTTTCCCAAGAGTAGATAATGTTGTGAATTTGGATCAAAGCATTCACTCCCTCGAGGGTGCTCTGGTGGAGCTCACAGAAGCCAGGGATGacttgaagaaacaagttgatcgagcaGAGCTTTTGGGATTAACATGCACTAACCAAGTCAAAGGTTGGCTGGAAAGAGTAGAAAGTGTGGAAACAGAAGTAAGATCCATCACACAAGATGTTGAAAATGGAAGGAGTAATGGTTGCTGTGGAAAGAACTACTGTTCAAGATATAAATTCAGCGGGAAGGTTTTGCGGATTCTTTCAGCAATCAATGACTTGAAGGGAAAAGCGATTTTGGATGTCAACCTTGCTGATGGACTGCTTCTTGTTCCTGTGGTGGAAATACCTACTAGGCCAGCTATAGGGATAGAATTGATGCTGAAAAGTGTGCAAGAATTGCTCAAGGAGGTGAATACTGGGATTATTGGAATATATGGAATTGGTGGGATAGGGAAGACTACCCTTCTGAAGAGCATAAATAATGGCTTTTTGACATTAGAGCATGACTTTGATGTGGTAATCTGGGCTGTGGTGTCTAAAGAACTTGTTGTTGAGAAAATTCAGCAAGCCATTGGGGTGAGGTTAGGCTTGTCTTGGGATGAAAACCAGTTCCAGGAATTGCGAACTTCAAGGATATACAGTGTCATGAGGAGGAGGAAATTTCTACTGCTCTTAGATGATGTTTGGGAAGGGCTTGATTTTGAGAAGATTGGAGTTCCTCTTCCCAGCAGGGAAAACGGATGCAAAGTCATATTCACCACTCGCTCAATGGATGTTTGCAGCGACATGGATGCCAATTGCAAGCTGAAGGTGGAGTTCTTGAATGAGCGGCAATCATGGCAGCTTTTTCATGAAAAGGTTGGGAGACAGATGATGGATTCAACAGTCATTTCAGCTTATGCGGATACCATTGTCAGAAAATGTGGAGGCCTTCCACTAGCTCTAGTCACCATTGGAAGGGCTATGGCAAACAAACAAACAGAAGAGGAGTGGAAGTATGCCATAGAAGTGCTGAACAAATCTCCTTCAGAACTCCGTG ACTATCCAATAGAGAAAGAACAGATTATAGAATACTGGGCAGGGGAGGGGTTTCTAGGTAGCGCTGGTGATGATGTCCATACAATAGGACATGCTATCATTGGTTCTCTCAAAGTagcttgtttcttggaaaatggTGAAGAGGAAACCCAAGTAAAGATGCATGATGTTGTCAGAAGTTTTGCTTTATGGGTTGCATCCGGTGGTGGAAAGAATGGCGCTAAAATCTTAATGCAGGCTAGCTCAGGACTGACAGAAGCACCTGCAGCTGAAAACTGGGAAGCAGCACAGAGAATTTCATTACTGGATAATGAAATCACTGAAATATCTGGAACTCCTGTTTGTCCTCATTTGTCTACCTTGCTGCTACAATGGAACAGCGATCTCAACAAAATCtcagaaaatttttttcaatatatGCCCAATCTCAAGGTTTTGGACTTATCACTTACCAGTCTCAGAGAGATACCAAAGAACATTGGTAATCTGGCTGAGTTGCAGCATCTTGATTTGTCAGGAACTAAAATAAGCACGCTGCCTAGAGAATTGGGAGGTCTGGCAAAGCTGAGGCTTTTGGATCTGCAACGCAATCGGTATCTTAAGAGCATTCCACATACAGCGATAACTGGACTCTCTCGATTGAAAGTATTGAACTTCTATTACAGTTTTGGGGATTGGGAGTTGCAAGatcttgatgatgatgatgatcaagCTAGGCTCTCCGACTTGGAATCCTTGCAACATCTGACCTCCTTAGGGATCACATTGGCCAATTTATATGCCCTGGAAAGGCTATCTGGTAGCAGAACTTTGCGCAGATGTGTAAAATACTTGTATATAAGGGAGTGCGAAGGCTTTTATAACTTGCAACTATCACACAGTACAGGAGATGGTGAGAGACTACGAAGGCTCAGCATTAACAACTGTCCAGACTTTAAGTATTTGGCAATCATTGATGGGGCTCAGAATAACTGGCTGCCAAACCTTGAGGTTCTTGCCATGCATGGTCTTCCAAGCTTGATATCGGTATGGAGAAATCCAATGAGCAAAGGATGCCTCCGAAATCTTCGTTCTGTCAACATCTGGTACTGTGACAAATTGAAGAACGTTAGCTGGATTTTAAAGCTTCCAAAGCTTGAAATGATTTACTTATTTTACTGTAGGGAGATGGAAGAAATAATAAGTGGAGATCAAGTGGAAGATGAGGATTACCTGAATGCTTTTCCTCGCCTCAGAATCATGTCAATTAGAAAACTGCCTAAATTAAAGAGCATCTCTCAAGAGAATATGTCTTTTCCATCTTTGAAGAAAATTGCTGTGATAGATTGTCCAAAGCTGAATAAGCTACCACTCAAGGCCCATAATGTAGCAGAACTGCCAACTATCTACTGTTACAAGGAGTGGTGGGATGCTCTGGAGTGGGATGATGCAGACACCAAATCCACCTTCCTTCCCCACTTCACATCAGCATGA
- the LOC113694565 gene encoding telomere repeat-binding factor 4-like isoform X2, with protein sequence MEQLYTSSLKINTSVLQDKWRNLTVSASNGLGPREKSKAQKGKAISDAPATPLPITQVPASSTPLSLEVPADVAADDSSKCLLDGKTASKYNAMIYEALSTLKEPNGSDTSTIVNFIEQRHEVPPNFRRLISARLRRLVAQEKLEKVQNSYRIKKDLLEGSKTPVPKPRDVQPRQAQSIGYLADTVEEATVSAAYTIAEAENKSFVVAEAVKESERVSRMSEDAESMLQLAHEIFDRSSHGEMVLVA encoded by the exons ATGGAGCAACTTTACACATCTAGCTTGAAGATCAATACTTCGGTGCTACAA GATAAATGGAGAAATTTGACTGTTAGTGCTAGTAATGGCCTGGGGCCTagagaaaaatcaaaagcaCAAAAAGGGAAGGCAATTTCTGACGCTCCTGCCACACCACTGCCCATCACACAAGTTCCTGCTTCTTCAACTCCCCTTTCGCTTGAGGTGCCTGCTGATGTGGCTGCTGATGATTCCTCAAAATGTTTATTGGACGGAAAAACAGCCTCAAA GTATAATGCGATGATTTATGAAGCACTTTCAACTCTAAAAGAGCCAAATGGATCAGATACCAGCACTATTGTTAATTTTATTGAG CAAAGACATGAGGTGCCCCCAAATTTCAGAAGGTTAATAAGTGCGAGGTTAAGAAGGCTTGTTGCACAAGAAAAACTTGAAAAG GTTCAGAACAGTTACAGAATCAAGAAAGATCTCTTAGAGGGGTCAAAAACTCCTGTTCCAAAACCCAGAGATGTCCAGCCTAGGCAAGCTCAAAGCATTGGCTATCTCGCTGATACGGTTGAAGAAGCAACTGTAAGTGCTGCATACACAATTGCTGAAGCAGAAAATAAATCATTTGTTGTAGCTGAAGCTGTGAAGGAATCAGAAAGGGTCTCGAGGATGTCTGAAGATGCAGAATCTATGCTTCAGTTGGCGCATGAGATTTTTGATAGAA GTTCGCATGGTGAAATGGTGCTAGTGGCATAG
- the LOC113694940 gene encoding disease resistance protein RPS2-like isoform X1, giving the protein MDVVSPLVNLLTTIVNYIFPRVDNVVNLDQSIHSLEGALVELTEARDDLKKQVDRAELLGLTCTNQVKGWLERVESVETEVRSITQDVENGRSNGCCGKNYCSRYKFSGKVLRILSAINDLKGKAILDVNLADGLLLVPVVEIPTRPAIGIELMLKSVQELLKEVNTGIIGIYGIGGIGKTTLLKSINNGFLTLEHDFDVVIWAVVSKELVVEKIQQAIGVRLGLSWDENQFQELRTSRIYSVMRRRKFLLLLDDVWEGLDFEKIGVPLPSRENGCKVIFTTRSMDVCSDMDANCKLKVEFLNERQSWQLFHEKVGRQMMDSTVISAYADTIVRKCGGLPLALVTIGRAMANKQTEEEWKYAIEVLNKSPSELRGMEDVFTLLKFSYDNLENDILRLCFLYCSLFPEDYPIEKEQIIEYWAGEGFLGSAGDDVHTIGHAIIGSLKVACFLENGEEETQVKMHDVVRSFALWVASGGGKNGAKILMQASSGLTEAPAAENWEAAQRISLLDNEITEISGTPVCPHLSTLLLQWNSDLNKISENFFQYMPNLKVLDLSLTSLREIPKNIGNLAELQHLDLSGTKISTLPRELGGLAKLRLLDLQRNRYLKSIPHTAITGLSRLKVLNFYYSFGDWELQDLDDDDDQARLSDLESLQHLTSLGITLANLYALERLSGSRTLRRCVKYLYIRECEGFYNLQLSHSTGDGERLRRLSINNCPDFKYLAIIDGAQNNWLPNLEVLAMHGLPSLISVWRNPMSKGCLRNLRSVNIWEMEEIISGDQVEDEDYLNAFPRLRIMSIRKLPKLKSISQENMSFPSLKKIAVIDCPKLNKLPLKAHNVAELPTIYCYKEWWDALEWDDADTKSTFLPHFTSA; this is encoded by the exons ATGGATGTTGTGAGCCCTCTGGTCAACCTTCTCACCACCATTGTTAATTACATTTTCCCAAGAGTAGATAATGTTGTGAATTTGGATCAAAGCATTCACTCCCTCGAGGGTGCTCTGGTGGAGCTCACAGAAGCCAGGGATGacttgaagaaacaagttgatcgagcaGAGCTTTTGGGATTAACATGCACTAACCAAGTCAAAGGTTGGCTGGAAAGAGTAGAAAGTGTGGAAACAGAAGTAAGATCCATCACACAAGATGTTGAAAATGGAAGGAGTAATGGTTGCTGTGGAAAGAACTACTGTTCAAGATATAAATTCAGCGGGAAGGTTTTGCGGATTCTTTCAGCAATCAATGACTTGAAGGGAAAAGCGATTTTGGATGTCAACCTTGCTGATGGACTGCTTCTTGTTCCTGTGGTGGAAATACCTACTAGGCCAGCTATAGGGATAGAATTGATGCTGAAAAGTGTGCAAGAATTGCTCAAGGAGGTGAATACTGGGATTATTGGAATATATGGAATTGGTGGGATAGGGAAGACTACCCTTCTGAAGAGCATAAATAATGGCTTTTTGACATTAGAGCATGACTTTGATGTGGTAATCTGGGCTGTGGTGTCTAAAGAACTTGTTGTTGAGAAAATTCAGCAAGCCATTGGGGTGAGGTTAGGCTTGTCTTGGGATGAAAACCAGTTCCAGGAATTGCGAACTTCAAGGATATACAGTGTCATGAGGAGGAGGAAATTTCTACTGCTCTTAGATGATGTTTGGGAAGGGCTTGATTTTGAGAAGATTGGAGTTCCTCTTCCCAGCAGGGAAAACGGATGCAAAGTCATATTCACCACTCGCTCAATGGATGTTTGCAGCGACATGGATGCCAATTGCAAGCTGAAGGTGGAGTTCTTGAATGAGCGGCAATCATGGCAGCTTTTTCATGAAAAGGTTGGGAGACAGATGATGGATTCAACAGTCATTTCAGCTTATGCGGATACCATTGTCAGAAAATGTGGAGGCCTTCCACTAGCTCTAGTCACCATTGGAAGGGCTATGGCAAACAAACAAACAGAAGAGGAGTGGAAGTATGCCATAGAAGTGCTGAACAAATCTCCTTCAGAACTCCGTGGTATGGAAGATGTTTTTACACTGCTTAAATTCAGCTATGACAATCTAGAGAATGATATACTAAGATTATGCTTCTTGTATTGTTCATTATTTCCTGAAGACTATCCAATAGAGAAAGAACAGATTATAGAATACTGGGCAGGGGAGGGGTTTCTAGGTAGCGCTGGTGATGATGTCCATACAATAGGACATGCTATCATTGGTTCTCTCAAAGTagcttgtttcttggaaaatggTGAAGAGGAAACCCAAGTAAAGATGCATGATGTTGTCAGAAGTTTTGCTTTATGGGTTGCATCCGGTGGTGGAAAGAATGGCGCTAAAATCTTAATGCAGGCTAGCTCAGGACTGACAGAAGCACCTGCAGCTGAAAACTGGGAAGCAGCACAGAGAATTTCATTACTGGATAATGAAATCACTGAAATATCTGGAACTCCTGTTTGTCCTCATTTGTCTACCTTGCTGCTACAATGGAACAGCGATCTCAACAAAATCtcagaaaatttttttcaatatatGCCCAATCTCAAGGTTTTGGACTTATCACTTACCAGTCTCAGAGAGATACCAAAGAACATTGGTAATCTGGCTGAGTTGCAGCATCTTGATTTGTCAGGAACTAAAATAAGCACGCTGCCTAGAGAATTGGGAGGTCTGGCAAAGCTGAGGCTTTTGGATCTGCAACGCAATCGGTATCTTAAGAGCATTCCACATACAGCGATAACTGGACTCTCTCGATTGAAAGTATTGAACTTCTATTACAGTTTTGGGGATTGGGAGTTGCAAGatcttgatgatgatgatgatcaagCTAGGCTCTCCGACTTGGAATCCTTGCAACATCTGACCTCCTTAGGGATCACATTGGCCAATTTATATGCCCTGGAAAGGCTATCTGGTAGCAGAACTTTGCGCAGATGTGTAAAATACTTGTATATAAGGGAGTGCGAAGGCTTTTATAACTTGCAACTATCACACAGTACAGGAGATGGTGAGAGACTACGAAGGCTCAGCATTAACAACTGTCCAGACTTTAAGTATTTGGCAATCATTGATGGGGCTCAGAATAACTGGCTGCCAAACCTTGAGGTTCTTGCCATGCATGGTCTTCCAAGCTTGATATCGGTATGGAGAAATCCAATGAGCAAAGGATGCCTCCGAAATCTTCGTTCTGTCAACATCTG GGAGATGGAAGAAATAATAAGTGGAGATCAAGTGGAAGATGAGGATTACCTGAATGCTTTTCCTCGCCTCAGAATCATGTCAATTAGAAAACTGCCTAAATTAAAGAGCATCTCTCAAGAGAATATGTCTTTTCCATCTTTGAAGAAAATTGCTGTGATAGATTGTCCAAAGCTGAATAAGCTACCACTCAAGGCCCATAATGTAGCAGAACTGCCAACTATCTACTGTTACAAGGAGTGGTGGGATGCTCTGGAGTGGGATGATGCAGACACCAAATCCACCTTCCTTCCCCACTTCACATCAGCATGA